A single genomic interval of Hydrogenimonas thermophila harbors:
- the mnmA gene encoding tRNA 2-thiouridine(34) synthase MnmA, whose translation MAKKVLVGMSGGVDSTVTTKLLLDAGYDVEGVYMKLHNKPGYHEENFKRVQHVANYLGIKASILDLSKDFEEAVYKPFIESYRAGYTPNPCANCNRQIKFGKMLEYADKVGADYLATGHYVRHDGKYILVAKDENKDQSYFLFDIDKSIIPRLIFPLGEWRKEDVKAYASKIDALKNFATQKESSEICFVETTYVDILKEHMNVDMPGEVLDINGNVIGHHKGYMHYTIGKRRGFFVKGAHEPHYVKEIKPETNQIVVTTQDTLLAKKIMIERLNMIDERKSFSCDVKIRYRTKRIKCRVEVDEKKNCVIYLDEPVYGVAVGQAAVFYEGEKLLGGGWIIGSE comes from the coding sequence ATGGCAAAAAAAGTACTTGTAGGTATGAGTGGCGGTGTAGACTCTACAGTTACAACTAAACTATTATTGGATGCTGGGTATGATGTAGAAGGTGTTTATATGAAACTACATAATAAACCCGGCTATCATGAAGAGAATTTTAAAAGAGTTCAGCATGTAGCAAACTATTTGGGAATCAAAGCATCAATCTTGGATCTTTCAAAAGATTTTGAAGAAGCTGTATATAAACCATTCATAGAAAGTTATAGGGCTGGATATACTCCAAACCCTTGTGCAAACTGTAATCGCCAGATTAAATTTGGAAAAATGCTTGAATATGCCGATAAAGTAGGAGCAGACTATCTTGCAACGGGTCATTATGTAAGGCATGATGGCAAATATATTTTAGTTGCAAAAGATGAGAATAAAGATCAAAGCTATTTTCTTTTCGATATAGACAAAAGCATTATTCCTCGTCTTATTTTTCCTTTGGGAGAGTGGAGGAAAGAGGATGTAAAAGCGTATGCATCTAAAATTGATGCACTTAAAAATTTTGCTACACAAAAAGAGTCAAGTGAAATATGTTTTGTTGAAACAACTTATGTAGATATATTGAAAGAGCATATGAATGTAGATATGCCTGGCGAAGTTTTAGATATTAATGGCAATGTCATAGGACATCATAAGGGTTATATGCACTATACAATTGGCAAACGACGAGGTTTTTTTGTTAAGGGTGCACATGAACCTCATTATGTTAAAGAGATTAAACCAGAAACAAATCAAATAGTTGTTACTACACAAGATACTCTGCTTGCTAAAAAGATTATGATAGAGCGGCTAAATATGATAGATGAGCGTAAAAGTTTTTCTTGCGATGTAAAGATCAGGTATCGAACAAAACGAATAAAATGTCGAGTAGAGGTAGATGAGAAAAAAAATTGTGTAATATATCTTGATGAGCCTGTATATGGAGTTGCAGTAGGTCAAGCAGCTGTTTTTTATGAAGGAGAAAAACTTCTTGGTGGTGGTTGGATTATTGGTTCAGAGTAG
- a CDS encoding ribose-phosphate pyrophosphokinase produces MRGYKIFAGTASESFAMEISKYLDAPLSGANISRFSDGEIGCQISESVRGRDVFIIQSTGAPSNDNLMELLIMTDALRRSSAKSINAVVPYFGYARQDRKAAPRVPITAKLVANLIQTAGIDRVITMDLHAGQIQGFFDIPVDNLYGAILFINHIKSKNLENLVVASPDIGGVARARYFASRLGVDMAIVDKRREKANVAEVMNIIGDVAGKNVVLVDDMIDTAGTIVKGAAALKEHGAKSVIACCTHPVLSGPAYDRIRDGELDELIVSDTLPLREQCDKITVLPAAPVFAEVIRRVYHNESVNSLFS; encoded by the coding sequence ATGCGCGGATATAAAATTTTTGCGGGAACCGCTTCAGAGTCGTTTGCTATGGAGATTAGCAAATATCTTGATGCACCTCTTAGCGGTGCCAATATCAGCCGTTTCAGTGATGGTGAGATCGGTTGTCAAATTAGCGAAAGTGTACGTGGTCGTGATGTTTTTATTATTCAATCAACAGGTGCACCTTCAAATGACAACTTAATGGAACTTCTAATAATGACTGATGCACTTAGAAGAAGCTCTGCTAAGTCAATAAATGCTGTTGTTCCATATTTTGGATATGCCAGACAAGATAGAAAAGCAGCACCTCGTGTGCCTATTACTGCAAAGTTAGTTGCCAATCTGATTCAGACTGCAGGAATTGACCGTGTTATTACAATGGATCTGCATGCGGGTCAAATTCAGGGATTTTTTGATATTCCTGTAGATAATCTATATGGAGCAATTCTCTTTATCAACCATATAAAATCTAAAAATCTTGAAAATCTTGTTGTAGCAAGTCCAGATATTGGTGGTGTAGCACGGGCAAGATACTTTGCAAGTCGCCTTGGTGTTGATATGGCAATTGTTGACAAACGCCGTGAAAAGGCTAATGTAGCAGAAGTCATGAATATTATAGGTGATGTTGCAGGTAAAAATGTTGTTTTGGTAGACGATATGATCGATACAGCAGGAACTATAGTAAAAGGTGCTGCAGCACTTAAAGAGCATGGTGCTAAAAGCGTAATAGCTTGTTGTACGCACCCGGTACTAAGCGGCCCTGCTTACGATCGTATTAGAGATGGAGAGTTAGATGAGCTTATAGTTTCAGATACTCTACCTCTAAGAGAGCAGTGCGATAAAATCACTGTTTTACCTGCTGCACCTGTATTTGCAGAAGTTATTCGCCGTGTATATCATAATGAGAGTGTTAACTCTCTCTTTTCATAA
- the lepA gene encoding translation elongation factor 4, whose translation MQNNIRNFSIIAHIDHGKSTLADRIIQECGAVTERELGTQMMDTMDIEQERGITIKAQSVRLTYVKDGQAYILNLIDTPGHVDFSYEVSKSLASSEGALLVVDASQGVEAQTIANVYIALENDLEIIPVINKIDLPAADPDRVVEEIEQTIGLDCSGAIYVSAKTGVGIRELLDAIVDRVPPPSGDEDAPTKAIIYDSWFDNYLGALALVRVFDGSIKKGQEVLIMGTGKKHQVLDLTYPHPIKPTKTTEIKTGEVGIVVLGLKNVSDVAVGDTITDAKNPTKEPVGGFQEAKPFVFAGLYPIDTDKFEELRDALDKLKLNDASISYEPETSVALGFGFRVGFLGMLHMEVVKERLEREFGLDLIATAPTVIYRVKLTDGSEVEVQNPSEMPDTGKIDKIYEPYVRATIITPKEFLGNIITMMADRRGIQEKMEYLNEDRVMLVYAVPMNEIVVDFYDKLKSATKGYASFDYEPIDYREGDLVKLDVRVAGDVVDALSIIVPREKAQFRGRELVKTMKELIPRQLFEVAVQVSIGNKIIARETVKSMGKNVTAKCYGGDITRKRKLLEKQKEGKKRMKAIGKVHLPQDAFLAVLKID comes from the coding sequence GTGCAGAACAATATACGCAACTTCTCTATTATCGCCCATATCGATCACGGTAAGAGTACGTTAGCTGATCGCATCATTCAAGAGTGCGGTGCTGTAACAGAGCGTGAGCTTGGCACACAGATGATGGACACTATGGACATTGAGCAGGAGCGTGGTATTACGATCAAGGCTCAAAGTGTCCGTCTTACTTATGTAAAAGATGGGCAAGCTTACATCTTAAATCTCATCGATACTCCAGGTCACGTTGATTTTAGTTATGAAGTTAGCAAGTCTCTAGCCTCTAGTGAAGGGGCTTTGCTTGTTGTAGATGCATCACAGGGTGTTGAGGCGCAAACTATTGCCAATGTTTACATTGCCTTGGAAAATGATCTTGAAATTATTCCTGTAATTAATAAAATAGATCTTCCTGCCGCAGATCCAGACAGAGTAGTAGAAGAGATTGAACAGACTATCGGTCTTGATTGCAGTGGTGCTATTTATGTTAGTGCTAAAACTGGAGTAGGCATTAGAGAATTACTTGATGCAATAGTTGATCGTGTACCTCCGCCTAGCGGAGATGAAGATGCACCTACTAAAGCGATCATCTATGATAGTTGGTTTGACAACTATCTTGGAGCATTGGCACTTGTACGTGTCTTTGATGGTTCCATAAAAAAGGGGCAGGAAGTACTCATTATGGGTACAGGCAAAAAACATCAAGTACTTGATCTTACATACCCACATCCGATTAAGCCAACAAAGACAACAGAGATCAAAACCGGTGAAGTTGGAATAGTTGTACTTGGGCTAAAAAATGTAAGTGATGTTGCTGTTGGCGATACAATTACAGATGCCAAAAACCCTACAAAAGAGCCTGTGGGAGGATTTCAAGAAGCCAAGCCGTTTGTTTTTGCAGGTCTATACCCAATAGATACAGATAAATTTGAAGAACTGCGTGATGCCCTTGATAAATTGAAGCTTAATGATGCTTCCATCAGCTATGAGCCTGAAACCTCTGTTGCGCTTGGTTTTGGTTTTCGTGTTGGATTTTTGGGAATGTTGCATATGGAAGTTGTCAAAGAGCGGCTTGAGAGAGAGTTTGGTCTTGATCTAATTGCTACTGCACCAACGGTAATTTACAGAGTAAAATTGACTGACGGTAGTGAGGTAGAGGTACAAAACCCTAGTGAGATGCCTGATACTGGAAAAATTGATAAAATTTATGAGCCTTATGTTCGTGCAACTATCATCACTCCAAAAGAGTTTTTAGGAAATATAATAACAATGATGGCAGATCGCCGTGGTATACAAGAGAAGATGGAGTATCTGAACGAAGATCGTGTTATGCTTGTATATGCAGTTCCTATGAATGAGATAGTAGTTGATTTTTATGACAAGCTAAAGAGTGCAACAAAAGGTTATGCAAGCTTTGATTATGAACCGATAGATTATCGTGAAGGCGATCTTGTAAAACTTGATGTGCGTGTTGCTGGAGATGTGGTTGATGCACTAAGCATCATTGTTCCAAGAGAGAAGGCACAATTTCGTGGTCGTGAGCTAGTAAAAACAATGAAAGAGTTAATTCCTCGTCAGCTATTTGAGGTAGCAGTTCAAGTAAGTATTGGCAATAAGATTATTGCTAGAGAAACAGTTAAATCGATGGGTAAAAATGTTACTGCAAAATGTTACGGTGGTGACATTACCAGAAAAAGAAAGCTTCTAGAAAAGCAAAAAGAGGGTAAAAAGAGAATGAAGGCAATAGGTAAAGTACACTTGCCACAAGATGCTTTCCTTGCAGTTCTTAAAATTGATTAG
- a CDS encoding ComF family protein, giving the protein MRCHSCSRLSLSLICSECRQLYLQPKLNIRKLKSGLEVISFYSYQDIEPFLLTKHHPYGWFIYRILAKETFKILSQLTSKTFVIPVDDYLSSSYSHTAILAKELKKYGYSPLYNSLQAKNRVSYSGKPLSFRLANSRDFEYRGPTSIDTILVDDIITTGTTLQEAYNTLKSFGVNVDFAYVLADVKLKK; this is encoded by the coding sequence ATGAGATGCCATAGTTGCTCTAGACTCTCACTATCTCTTATTTGCAGTGAGTGTCGGCAACTATATCTTCAGCCAAAGCTTAACATTAGAAAGTTAAAGAGTGGTCTTGAGGTCATAAGCTTCTACTCATACCAAGATATTGAACCATTTTTACTTACTAAACACCATCCTTACGGTTGGTTTATCTACCGTATATTGGCAAAAGAGACATTTAAAATTCTATCTCAGCTTACGAGTAAAACTTTTGTAATTCCAGTAGATGACTATTTAAGTAGTAGTTACAGCCATACAGCAATTTTGGCAAAGGAGCTGAAAAAATATGGCTACTCTCCATTGTACAATTCACTTCAGGCAAAAAACCGAGTTTCATATTCAGGAAAGCCTCTATCTTTCCGTCTTGCCAACTCAAGGGACTTCGAGTATAGGGGACCCACATCAATAGATACAATTTTAGTAGATGATATCATAACAACAGGAACAACTCTTCAAGAGGCATATAATACTCTAAAAAGCTTTGGGGTAAATGTAGATTTTGCATATGTTCTTGCAGATGTAAAACTCAAAAAATAA
- a CDS encoding M14 family metallopeptidase produces MIRILSISFLLIYQLYAAKLHFTTHQLKGNILGSTLLVIGGIHGNEPGGYFAAAILTLHYQIKKGQLIVVPNLNFDSIIRNRRGIYGDMNRKFANISKNDPDYHIIKDIKSIILRPDVDFILNLHDGHGFYRKEWQNAIFNPSAWGQACIIDQKCIETKKYGNLDAIAQKITKNLNQDLVKNHHSFNVKNTKTKFKDEQMRLSLTYFAITHGKPAMAIETSKNLEKTYEKVYYQLRAIEEFMKFMKIEFTRDFDLNLQTIQKILTTYYTAVLNDLTPLNLDHLRKRLNFVPMKKDDNHLQAKHPLAAIKKNGSFYDLMVGNIRISQFKPEIISHNKCLESVEIVVDKKLQNINIPASLSVKESFKVNAPKDIRVNVIGYTKPGLLNENSITIKMKELLPKYSLDKEQKSYRIEFYKDKDYCGMININIK; encoded by the coding sequence TTGATCCGGATTTTATCTATCTCTTTTTTACTCATATATCAGCTTTATGCTGCAAAACTACACTTTACAACACATCAATTAAAAGGTAACATTCTAGGAAGTACTCTATTGGTTATAGGTGGAATACACGGCAATGAGCCAGGTGGATATTTTGCAGCAGCAATTTTAACTCTCCATTACCAAATAAAAAAAGGGCAACTTATTGTTGTTCCAAATCTCAACTTTGATAGTATAATTCGTAACAGAAGAGGAATTTACGGTGATATGAACCGTAAATTTGCCAATATAAGTAAAAATGATCCTGACTATCATATTATTAAAGATATAAAATCAATCATTTTAAGACCTGATGTAGATTTTATTTTAAACCTTCACGATGGACACGGATTTTATAGAAAAGAGTGGCAAAATGCCATATTCAATCCAAGTGCTTGGGGGCAAGCCTGTATTATCGATCAAAAGTGTATTGAGACAAAAAAATATGGTAACCTGGATGCAATAGCCCAAAAAATTACTAAAAATCTAAATCAAGATCTTGTCAAAAATCACCACTCATTCAATGTAAAAAATACAAAAACAAAGTTTAAAGATGAGCAAATGAGACTCTCTTTAACATACTTTGCCATTACACATGGAAAACCTGCTATGGCAATAGAAACAAGTAAAAATCTTGAAAAAACTTATGAAAAAGTTTACTATCAACTACGAGCCATAGAAGAGTTTATGAAATTTATGAAAATTGAATTCACTAGAGATTTTGATTTGAACCTGCAAACTATTCAGAAAATATTGACAACTTACTATACTGCTGTATTAAACGACCTTACTCCTCTTAATTTAGATCATTTACGTAAAAGATTAAACTTTGTTCCAATGAAAAAAGATGATAACCATCTACAAGCCAAACACCCTCTTGCAGCTATCAAAAAAAATGGATCTTTTTATGATCTAATGGTTGGCAATATACGTATTAGTCAGTTTAAACCAGAAATTATTTCACATAATAAATGTTTAGAATCTGTCGAAATTGTTGTAGATAAAAAATTACAAAATATTAATATACCAGCTTCACTATCTGTAAAAGAGTCTTTTAAAGTTAATGCTCCAAAAGATATACGTGTAAATGTCATTGGATACACTAAACCAGGTCTTTTAAATGAAAACAGTATTACAATAAAAATGAAAGAGCTACTTCCCAAGTACAGCTTAGACAAAGAGCAAAAGAGTTATCGTATCGAATTTTATAAAGACAAAGACTACTGTGGAATGATAAATATTAATATAAAATAG
- a CDS encoding L,D-transpeptidase family protein, which yields MDNNLYPYADFYRQEGIDTLEKRLDHILTTKEFWKQKIGDSNVTLGWYEKPLDILACKKSDKRLTLYHFDGKQYSVKLKIPIVIGRRNGDKQRQGDLKTPVGIYRIIEKKRDVDPFYGPLAFVTNYPNPLDKTLGKNGNGIWLHGFPPNCPDKNSTKGCIASPNTELLSLDKNLTDHKSSLLMISQDKIPPVSRENIINILSFIYSWRYDWKYNRLNEYLSYYNSNLKSSIGDFESFKKHKTYIFAKQQNKEILFYNIQITPYPNTLGKKIWRVNMKEKYFSNNYKFNGTKLLYIIQEGDKFKIWREF from the coding sequence ATGGATAATAACCTTTATCCATATGCTGACTTTTATCGTCAAGAAGGTATTGATACTTTAGAAAAGAGACTCGATCATATACTCACAACAAAAGAGTTTTGGAAACAGAAAATTGGTGATTCAAATGTAACACTCGGATGGTATGAAAAACCTTTAGATATTCTTGCTTGCAAAAAAAGTGACAAAAGGTTGACTCTATACCATTTTGATGGAAAACAGTATAGCGTTAAATTAAAAATTCCTATAGTCATAGGAAGACGTAATGGAGATAAACAGCGACAAGGTGATTTAAAAACACCTGTAGGAATTTATAGAATTATTGAAAAAAAACGTGATGTTGATCCATTTTACGGACCTTTGGCTTTTGTAACAAACTATCCTAATCCTTTAGACAAAACTCTTGGAAAAAATGGAAACGGAATATGGTTACATGGTTTTCCACCAAATTGTCCAGATAAAAACTCTACAAAAGGTTGTATAGCCTCTCCCAATACGGAACTTTTGTCACTCGATAAAAACCTAACTGATCATAAAAGTTCTCTGCTTATGATATCTCAAGACAAAATACCACCTGTCTCAAGAGAAAATATAATAAACATACTTTCATTCATATACAGTTGGAGGTATGATTGGAAATATAATAGATTAAATGAATATTTGTCTTACTACAATTCTAACTTAAAAAGCAGTATAGGAGATTTTGAAAGTTTCAAAAAACATAAAACCTATATTTTTGCAAAACAACAAAATAAAGAGATACTTTTTTACAATATTCAAATAACACCATACCCAAATACGCTAGGCAAAAAAATTTGGCGTGTAAATATGAAAGAGAAGTATTTTTCAAACAATTACAAATTTAACGGAACAAAACTGCTATACATTATACAAGAAGGAGATAAATTTAAAATCTGGAGAGAATTTTGA